One bacterium genomic region harbors:
- a CDS encoding glycosyltransferase, with protein MNILVLTPLVPYPPHDGDKLRLYHFLRYLKSRGHKIDLFCLTRVEEDLAHLGKLEPLCRQATALPIHDLDFFFNLLGGALIGQSLNVSAYFSPDLREILKGYWETPDGRSINVVLAHRLRMAPAAFEGNPGVPVVMELTDSLAGYSGQLRNIPNARFSRRMAAKWDHWFLQREEVEWSDKAARTVVISRTDAQVLLENGVPAGKVVVIPNGVDPQKPAGSKKDRIYPSDKAVSFVGNMGYAPNEDGALWFLKRVWPKVKREVPDAVFAAVGGSPRRRLARYHNGRDLLVTGWVPFVEPYVSQACLTLAPLRVASGMQNKVALSLAMGVPVVATPQAVGWLPAKDRSGVIVGGTEGELAAQVVKVLRSPRRYQTEAKKGRRFILKNYRWKASGALLEKVLKEAARKGGKA; from the coding sequence TTGAACATCCTTGTCCTGACCCCCCTCGTCCCCTATCCGCCCCACGATGGGGACAAGCTCCGCCTTTACCATTTCCTCCGCTACCTCAAAAGCCGCGGCCACAAGATCGATCTCTTCTGCCTGACCCGGGTCGAGGAGGACTTGGCCCACCTCGGGAAGTTGGAACCGCTCTGCCGCCAGGCCACGGCCCTGCCCATCCATGACCTGGACTTCTTCTTCAACCTCTTGGGCGGGGCCTTGATCGGCCAGTCCCTGAACGTGTCGGCCTATTTCTCCCCGGACCTGCGGGAGATCCTCAAGGGCTACTGGGAGACCCCGGACGGCCGGTCCATCAATGTGGTCCTGGCCCATCGCCTTCGCATGGCGCCCGCGGCTTTCGAGGGGAACCCCGGCGTTCCCGTCGTGATGGAACTGACCGACAGCCTGGCGGGCTATTCCGGCCAACTACGGAACATCCCGAATGCCCGGTTCTCCCGGCGGATGGCGGCCAAGTGGGACCATTGGTTCCTCCAGAGGGAGGAGGTCGAATGGTCCGACAAGGCGGCCCGGACGGTCGTCATCAGCAGGACCGACGCGCAGGTCCTCCTGGAGAACGGCGTGCCCGCCGGCAAGGTCGTCGTCATTCCCAATGGGGTGGATCCCCAAAAGCCGGCGGGATCGAAGAAGGACCGGATCTATCCCTCGGATAAGGCCGTCAGCTTCGTCGGGAACATGGGCTACGCCCCCAACGAGGATGGAGCCCTTTGGTTCCTGAAGAGGGTCTGGCCCAAGGTCAAACGAGAGGTCCCGGATGCGGTCTTCGCCGCGGTGGGGGGGAGCCCCCGGAGGAGATTGGCCCGATATCACAATGGCCGGGACCTTTTGGTCACCGGATGGGTGCCTTTCGTGGAACCTTATGTGTCCCAGGCGTGTCTGACCCTGGCGCCCTTACGGGTCGCCTCGGGGATGCAGAACAAGGTCGCTTTATCGCTCGCGATGGGGGTTCCGGTCGTGGCCACGCCCCAAGCGGTGGGCTGGCTACCGGCCAAGGACCGCAGCGGGGTTATAGTAGGTGGGACCGAAGGGGAACTGGCCGCCCAGGTGGTCAAGGTCCTCAGATCCCCCCGCCGTTACCAGACCGAAGCGAAAAAGGGCAGGCGCTTCATCCTCAAGAATTACCGATGGAAGGCTTCGGGCGCCCTTTTGGAAAAAGTGCTGAAAGAGGCCGCGAGGAAAGGTGGCAAGGCATGA
- a CDS encoding glycosyltransferase family 1 protein: MAKPPGKRTVSQRPLYIGIDARLAYKRGVGTYTANLILGLSRVDKVNRYALFNAPKALRDRLSNPRFRGVEVPISNPAYYEQVLLPRAAERMGLDLLHYTDNSGTTFGDLPYVLTLHDTFHLRPLREVRPHAGPWYRLVYLYKRWANPRSAEKARAILTVSEYSKKCIVEQMGVAPGKITVTLEGVDRSLFPRRPRKPSKLFKILVHGAADERKNIPNILKCAKWLKDEGFSFQMVIVGMDQAELRSTNYLEEAIQLGVGDRLEWAGQVPSWVLAATYAEVDLFLFPSLLEGFGLPVLEAFSSGVPVVTSNGSALPEVAGDAALTVDPRDPVAMAKAVERAMKSPALRRSLIRKGLKRAALFNWDRTARETLKVYEKVKGSAL, encoded by the coding sequence ATGGCAAAACCCCCCGGCAAGAGAACCGTCTCCCAACGACCTCTCTACATCGGGATCGACGCCCGGTTGGCCTACAAGCGGGGCGTCGGCACCTATACGGCCAATCTGATCCTGGGCCTCTCCCGCGTCGACAAGGTCAATCGTTACGCGCTTTTCAACGCGCCCAAGGCCCTCCGGGACCGGCTTTCCAACCCCCGATTCCGTGGGGTCGAAGTGCCCATTTCGAATCCCGCTTATTACGAACAGGTCCTTTTGCCCAGGGCGGCCGAACGGATGGGGCTCGACCTGCTCCATTACACGGACAATTCGGGTACGACCTTTGGCGATCTCCCCTATGTGCTGACCCTGCATGACACCTTCCACTTGAGGCCCTTGCGGGAAGTGCGGCCCCACGCGGGACCCTGGTACCGCCTGGTCTATCTCTATAAACGTTGGGCCAATCCCCGCTCGGCGGAAAAGGCCCGGGCCATCCTGACGGTCTCCGAGTACTCCAAGAAATGCATCGTCGAACAGATGGGCGTCGCTCCAGGAAAGATCACCGTGACCCTGGAAGGCGTGGACCGGAGCCTTTTCCCCCGGCGGCCCCGCAAGCCCTCGAAGCTCTTCAAGATCCTGGTGCATGGCGCGGCGGATGAGCGAAAGAACATCCCGAACATCCTCAAATGCGCCAAGTGGTTGAAGGACGAGGGGTTTTCCTTCCAGATGGTCATCGTGGGGATGGACCAGGCCGAACTGCGGTCCACGAACTACCTGGAGGAGGCCATCCAGTTGGGTGTGGGCGACCGGCTGGAATGGGCGGGCCAGGTCCCATCCTGGGTCTTGGCCGCCACCTACGCCGAAGTGGACCTGTTCCTTTTCCCCTCCTTGCTGGAAGGTTTCGGCTTGCCGGTGTTAGAGGCTTTTTCGAGCGGGGTTCCGGTGGTGACCTCCAATGGTTCGGCCCTGCCCGAGGTGGCGGGGGACGCGGCGCTGACCGTGGACCCGAGGGACCCGGTGGCCATGGCCAAAGCGGTGGAGAGGGCCATGAAGAGCCCGGCTCTTCGAAGGTCGCTCATCCGGAAGGGCCTCAAGCGGGCCGCGTTGTTCAATTGGGACCGCACCGCCCGGGAGACCCTGAAGGTCTATGAGAAGGTGAAAGGTTCCGCCCTTTGA
- a CDS encoding SIMPL domain-containing protein (The SIMPL domain is named for its presence in mouse protein SIMPL (signalling molecule that associates with mouse pelle-like kinase). Bacterial member BP26, from Brucella, was shown to assemble into a channel-like structure, while YggE from E. coli has been associated with resistance to oxidative stress.) — protein sequence MRTIKNRNWMVLSFFVLAVSGAWAQDISKQRTVRVQGEGKITAVPDQAEIVFGVVEDSAQLKDASAKARKKMQAIFAAIKSFGISEKDFQTIDYNIQPKYKYDKNGNQAQRVGYTVTNRIKVLVKDLDQVGQVLEAVTEKEVGQVEGPSFGFSDPSKLGLEALKAAMADAHTKAQTLARSADAELDKVFSINQVSSYIPTPRPMMAMRANVAMESNAPPIAQGQSEVNAQVEVVYLLK from the coding sequence ATGAGAACGATCAAGAATAGGAACTGGATGGTGTTGAGTTTTTTCGTCCTGGCGGTGAGCGGGGCTTGGGCCCAGGACATTTCCAAACAACGCACGGTGCGGGTGCAGGGAGAAGGGAAGATCACGGCGGTGCCCGACCAGGCGGAGATCGTCTTCGGGGTGGTCGAGGACAGCGCCCAACTCAAGGACGCGTCGGCCAAGGCCCGCAAGAAGATGCAGGCCATCTTCGCCGCCATCAAGTCCTTCGGCATTTCCGAGAAGGACTTCCAGACCATCGATTACAACATCCAGCCCAAGTACAAATACGACAAGAACGGCAACCAGGCCCAACGGGTGGGTTATACCGTGACCAACCGCATCAAGGTCCTGGTCAAGGACCTGGACCAGGTGGGGCAGGTGCTGGAGGCGGTGACCGAGAAAGAGGTGGGCCAGGTCGAAGGGCCCAGCTTCGGTTTTTCGGACCCTTCCAAATTGGGACTGGAGGCCCTCAAGGCCGCCATGGCGGACGCCCATACCAAGGCCCAGACCCTCGCCCGCTCGGCCGACGCCGAACTGGACAAGGTCTTTTCCATCAACCAAGTCTCGTCCTATATCCCCACTCCGCGCCCCATGATGGCCATGCGGGCGAACGTCGCGATGGAGTCGAACGCGCCCCCCATCGCCCAAGGACAAAGCGAAGTGAACGCCCAGGTGGAAGTGGTCTATCTGCTGAAATAA
- a CDS encoding Trm112 family protein: MISSELLNILICPACGSAVREKDNAIECTACHNRYPVENGIPVMLVDHAEKTRKK, from the coding sequence ATGATCTCGAGCGAGCTACTCAATATCTTGATCTGCCCGGCCTGCGGTTCGGCGGTACGGGAGAAGGACAATGCGATCGAATGCACGGCCTGCCACAACCGCTACCCTGTCGAGAACGGCATTCCCGTGATGCTCGTTGACCATGCCGAAAAGACAAGAAAGAAATAG
- a CDS encoding class I SAM-dependent methyltransferase produces the protein MTESNYQKWRSLQSHWDDDDFLKSLTALMRLRYRRLDEKVEAILDKNFHESGAMTGRPLLVDLGAGRGEFAAFLQARGRARVWNYLGVEPSGEQLKQRDIETFGIGFIRGMAEQVPLPDMTAQGVLVKEAIDHCYDPARVFAEARRLLKPGGVLVVTVTNDKSYFKRLLPFVNKAHKAKQTDHLFFFGPAELRELGRKAGFESVTVETIHFLKLPRFLERLLGLLGEPFGRAVLDITDIIGNGLLPGMGGGIVLTAKTRQF, from the coding sequence TTGACCGAATCCAATTACCAAAAATGGAGATCCCTTCAATCCCATTGGGATGACGACGACTTCCTCAAGTCCCTGACCGCCCTCATGAGGCTCCGCTACCGGCGCTTGGACGAGAAGGTCGAGGCCATCCTGGACAAGAATTTCCATGAGTCCGGGGCCATGACCGGCCGTCCGCTTTTGGTGGACCTGGGAGCCGGGCGGGGTGAATTCGCCGCATTCCTCCAAGCTCGTGGGCGTGCCAGGGTCTGGAATTACCTGGGGGTGGAACCCTCCGGGGAGCAGTTGAAACAAAGGGATATCGAGACTTTCGGGATAGGCTTCATCCGGGGCATGGCCGAACAGGTGCCCCTGCCCGATATGACCGCCCAGGGTGTGCTGGTGAAGGAAGCCATCGATCATTGTTACGACCCGGCCAGGGTCTTTGCCGAGGCGAGGCGGCTTTTGAAGCCCGGCGGGGTCCTGGTGGTGACGGTGACCAACGACAAGTCCTACTTCAAAAGGCTCCTGCCTTTCGTGAACAAGGCCCACAAGGCCAAGCAGACCGACCATCTTTTCTTCTTCGGTCCCGCCGAACTGAGGGAGTTGGGCCGGAAGGCGGGGTTCGAAAGCGTGACCGTCGAGACCATCCATTTCCTTAAATTGCCCCGGTTTTTGGAGAGGCTATTGGGTCTTTTGGGCGAGCCATTCGGCCGTGCAGTCCTGGATATTACGGATATAATCGGGAACGGTCTTTTGCCCGGCATGGGCGGGGGGATCGTCCTGACCGCTAAGACGAGGCAGTTTTGA